AACCCTGACCTGAATACTATCGCCGATTGCCGAGGTAAGCGGTGGATTGCCGTTGATCCTGAATCAGCCGGTGGTTTTTTGTTCCCGCTCGGGTTATTCTATGACAACAATATTACAGTAAGTGATTTTGAGACAGTTGACTTCGCTCCGGGTCCTGGTGGAAAGCAGGAGAAAGTTGTTTTGGCTGTTCACGCTGGAGCCTTCGATATCGGGACCATCCGCAAGGGAACACTTGATGTTGTCGCCGGAAAGATCAATCTCGACGATATCCGTGTCTTGGCAGAGACCCGGTTGTATCCCGGCTGGGTTTACGCGGCTCGTAAAGGGCTTGACCCGGAGGTCGTCCATGCCATTTCCCATGCCATGTTCAGTTTGAACTACGGGCGTGAGTCTGACCAGGATATTTTATCCTCGGCCGGAATGCACGGTATTATTCCCGTGCGTGATTCAGACTATGATCCGGTTAGAGAACTGGTCGGTAAACTCGGTCTAGACCAATAGGCAGGTTCAGACATGAGACTCTTCCCCAGACTTCGGTTTCGCAACAAACTCAACCTCGGCATGTCTGCCATACTCATTGTCATGGCACTGTTGCTGTTGCCCATGGTCGGGTACATGAGTGCCAATTCTCTGGTGGAAGAGAGCAAAATGCGCGGGTCCTCATTGGCTGCGAGTCTGGCTGTCCGGGCCGTTGACCCCATTCTGGCCAGGGATTTCCTGCGCTTGAAGAACATGGTGGACGAGCAGAGCCGAGTGGAGGATGTGCTGTACGCCTTTGTTCAGGACAGGAATGGGCACGTCATGGCTCACACCTTCCAACGAAGGTTCCCCGTCGATCTTCTGACCGCCAATGGGGTGGGAGAGGATGATGTGCTTCATATTCAGCTTTTGGCTGATGGTTCACGCCGGATGTATGATTTTGCTGCCCCGGTGCAGGTGTCAGACGGTAAACTTGGGGTCGTGCGGATCGGCTTGTCCACGGCACGTATCAATCGGGCAGTGCAGCATCAGATCACACTCATGGCCGGTTTGTTTGCCGGAGCGTTGATCATTGCTACATCCATCGGAACCTATTTTGCCCGGCGTGTCACAGCGCGGCTGGGCTTGCTGCGCGCCCATGCGGAAGAGATGCTGACCGGTAACCTCTCCATTCAGTCTTCCCCGGCTGGCGGGGTGCATTGCTGGGAACGACAGAACTGTCAGCTCACAGAATGTCCCGCCCACGGTGAAACCCGGCGCAGGTGTTGGTATATTGCCGGGACAATGTGTCCGGACTGCGATAACGAGAGCAATTTTCAGTGCCGGTTGCAGTCGTGTCGCGTCTGCTCCGTATATCGACAGAACGCCGGTGACGAGATTCAGGATCTGGCTGAAACCTTTGATGTCATGGCCGTCTCTCTTAAGACGCACATCAATGAATTGCGTTCGGCAGATCGTAATCTGCGTGACCAGCAGCGGCTTATGCGGACCATTTTGGATATGACACCGGACAGGGTGTCGCTGCTGGATTCCACTATGCGGTATCAGGCGTGCAACAAGAGTTTTGCCGATTCTGTAGGAGTGTCTGTGGCCGAGGTTATCGGCAAGACGGACTTTGACCTTTTTTATGAAAGCGAGGCCGAGGAGCGGCACATGGCTGCCCGCGACATCCTTCAGTCCGGTCGCAGAATCGATACCCAGATTCAGGTTAAGGGCGAGGGGAGCCAGAGCTGGTTTCATGTCGTGTGCGTGCCGGTACTGGATGCAGATGGGAAAATTGACGGTCTGTTG
The genomic region above belongs to uncultured Pseudodesulfovibrio sp. and contains:
- a CDS encoding phosphate/phosphite/phosphonate ABC transporter substrate-binding protein — translated: MLAIVSLGLTGCSDEEAIEVDLSKRETLVPPRQVKAITYAYLPQYSHTISYQRHRQLLEYLRNATGLPLRQIFPDTFDEHIKMVERGEIDISYSNPFVYIRLAEVGATAFAGIVEPSGHPDFQGQIICRKDNPDLNTIADCRGKRWIAVDPESAGGFLFPLGLFYDNNITVSDFETVDFAPGPGGKQEKVVLAVHAGAFDIGTIRKGTLDVVAGKINLDDIRVLAETRLYPGWVYAARKGLDPEVVHAISHAMFSLNYGRESDQDILSSAGMHGIIPVRDSDYDPVRELVGKLGLDQ
- a CDS encoding ATP-binding protein translates to MSAILIVMALLLLPMVGYMSANSLVEESKMRGSSLAASLAVRAVDPILARDFLRLKNMVDEQSRVEDVLYAFVQDRNGHVMAHTFQRRFPVDLLTANGVGEDDVLHIQLLADGSRRMYDFAAPVQVSDGKLGVVRIGLSTARINRAVQHQITLMAGLFAGALIIATSIGTYFARRVTARLGLLRAHAEEMLTGNLSIQSSPAGGVHCWERQNCQLTECPAHGETRRRCWYIAGTMCPDCDNESNFQCRLQSCRVCSVYRQNAGDEIQDLAETFDVMAVSLKTHINELRSADRNLRDQQRLMRTILDMTPDRVSLLDSTMRYQACNKSFADSVGVSVAEVIGKTDFDLFYESEAEERHMAARDILQSGRRIDTQIQVKGEGSQSWFHVVCVPVLDADGKIDGLLRTDRDISDIKGYENQLIQAQKMESLGLLAGGVAHEINTPLGIILGYSQLLQEDVDEGSQIHDDLVIIEKQAKVCKKIVADLLGFSRQTDSAKREMCFNNSVLEAVSLVRHTFKLDKVDIITQMDDRYPVIYGDPEKLKQVWINLLTNARDSMGGNGGTILIRTKLDTPAGIVSVWVADCGVGIPKDKLKNIFDPFYSTKAVGQGTGLGLSVSFGIIEDHDGEIMATSPLPEDFGFPNTVDACGPGTVFEINLPLDHQTVDGSSEV